GAGCAACATTGAGGAACTGAAGATCCGCCATGTCGTGACCAGCAACCCGGCGATTGAAAGGCCGGCCGATCTGGGCAAGTTTCTGCTACGCCTGGATGACTGCAGCTTCGGCAGCGTTGCCACCGCGATGCGCCTGCTGGTCATGCTGCCGGTCCGCCCTGGCGAATTGGTGCAGATGCGCTGGGAAGACGTTGATCTGGTTGGCGCAGATTGGCGTTATGTGGTGAGCAAGACCAAGCACCTGGACAAGAGCAAGCACATCGTGCCGTTGCCGGAGCAAGCCTTGGTCCTGTTGCGCGAGCTACGTAAAACCCGGGTGGTGGATGCAGAAGGCAACGGCTGGGTGTTCGTCTCGCCGGTCTATCCGGGTCGCCCCATCAACCCGACCTCCATGCTCAAGTCCTTTCAGCGTATCTGGCCGGAGTACGACATCACTGCCCACGGCTTTCGCGCCACCTACCGGACCATTGCCCATGAGCACTTGGGCATCGATCCAATTGTGCTAGAGCTGTCGTTGTCACACCGCATGCCAGGCGCGCTGGGTGCTGTGTATGCGCGCGCGCAACTGCTCGTCCAACGCCGGGAGGCGGCTCAGCAATGGGCCAACTACTTGGACCAATTGCGGCAAAACGCGGCGCGAGAAGCGACAGATTAAGCACTTGGGGGGCGCTCATTCGCCCACCAGAGTCCTCCTTACCGATTAAACACTCCGAGTGGAGGAATGTTTGATAGGGCGTTTAAATAAAAGCTTGGCGGAGTTCATCGCCTCCGCCATATTTGTACCGACAAAGCCCCGATTTTTCAGGGCTTTGTCGTTTCTGGCTTTTGGAAAAACCTGCCAGCCCACACTTCAGCCCACACCCGGGATGAAGTATTGATTTTCGACCAGCGGCCAATTTTCGGATGTTAAATCGGCGCTGCACTCCTGCAGTGGCGATGAAGACATAGAGGTTGAAGGAGATCCGGGGCGAGAGTAATGATTTTGATCTCGTCCCAACAAGCCCAACATATTACGCAATCGGCATAGGGGGCGGCCTTCATAGGCCGCTCCCCTGCCACACCACCCGGCATGCGAGTCCGTACCGGGCGGTTCAAGAGATTGAGGTTATGAGAGTCGCACCAGACCCAGCCTGTCGAACCACGCCACATCCAGCACTCGATTGAGCTCAAAGCGGCTGTTACGCCACCAACTATATGAGTTGGCCGCCACTTTCCGTGCCGATTGGCTGCTGGCTCCCAGCGCTCTCAGCTCGCGGTAAATCGTCGGACCGCGCCTCCATTGTTTAAGCTGGATCGCTCGTAATCGGTGTCGCATCCACTCGTCCAGCTCTCGCCAGATTTTCGGCGTTTGTGACAACCCAAAGTAAGTTTTCCAGCCTAAAAGATAAGGGCGTAGGTTCTCGACAACTTGTCGCAGGCTGCGACCGCCTGAGCGACGGGTGAGTTCGCGTATCCGGTGCTTGAACTGCTTGCGCGCTTTGACTGCTACTGTTCTTTTGAGGCCTTGTGGAGATGCCCAGAAAGCGTATCCCAGAAACTTGCGGCCAAACGCGCTCGCCACCGCACTCTTGCTCTCGTTGACGCTCAAGTGCAGCTTTTCATACAGACGCTTCAGCAAGGCCATCACCCGTTGCCCCGCCTTATGACTGCGAACAGTCGCGTTGTCGCGGGTTTGTCTGGATGATTCCCCGCTGGGGGATGAGATTCTAGAGGTCTGCCGCGAAAAAACTCTCGCGACACTGTCACCGTCGCAGACCGTAGTCGTTGTCTCAGCGGTAATCCCGAGAAGTGGCTGCGTGCCCATAGCGTGGAGCCATTCGCAGCCGGCGTCGCAGAGCGTTATCCGCTATCAACAGGGCGTGGCAGACATCGACATCGATGCACGGGAGGTTTTCAGCAAGATTGCAAGGGATGGCTTGCCAAAAATGCGGCGACTCGCTCAATGACCTCGTCCGGCCGGGAATCAGCAAAAAAATGTCCGCCCACTATCGCAGAAGCCTCCATCATCGTGCAGCGATCCACCCAAGTGGCGGGTAAATCATAGTGTTTGGCCATTGCACCTGAGGCGCCGTAGAGGATCAGCGCGGGCGCGGTGATGCGTCGTCCGGAATCGGACATGTCGTCTGCCAGATCCACAGTGAGTGCGGCGCGATAGTCGTTGCAAAACCCAGCGATCGTTGCCGGATCACGCCAGGCTTTCCGATACGCCGCCAGTTGGTCAGCATCAAAATCCTCCGGCCCTGCGGCACCCCAGCCGAAAAGGCAGCTCTCGAAAAAGAAATCGGGATCCGCCGCAATCATGCGCTCCGGAAAGGGTGCGGGCTGAGAAAGAAAAAACCAATGCCAGTAACTGTGGGCTATGTCCTTGCGCAGATCTGTCAGCATCACAGCCGTAGGAACGATGTCCATCAGCGTGACGCTCGCCACCACGTCTGGATGATCCAGTGTGATCCTGTATGCAGTGCGCGCGCCACGGTCGTGTCCCACAAGATGGAACCGTTCATGTCCGAGCACACGCATCAGTCCGACCTGATCCGCGGCCATGGCGCGAAATCCGTAATTTGACAGATCCGCTTGAAGCGGCGGCTTATCCGATGCCCCATACCCACGCAAATCAGCACAGACAACCCGATAGCCACGCGCGACCAGCTCAGGTGCGATACGTGCCCAGAGCGCCATGGTCTGCGGAAAACCGTGGAGCATCAGGATGGGGTCGCCTTTACCCGCTGCAACACAGGCAATTTCCACATCGCCTACAGCAATTTGGTGCGTTTCGAAGTTCTCGAACATGGGGTCGCCTATAGGTGTGAGAGCCTCGAAAAGTTGTTTGGTGATAGGTATCAAGACCTTCCCATTAAGGGCATCGGCGTTATTTAACCCTGATGATGACCTTGCCTTTTGCCCGACCGGTTTCAACATAGGCCAAGGCATCCGGAGTCGATTCGAATGGAAAAACCCGGTCCACCACCGGGCGTATGACACCGGAATCGATGAGCGCAGTAAGCTTACGCAACTGGTCACCGCTGGCTTTCATGTAAAGGAATGAATAGCTGACGCCACGGCGTTTAGCTTTTTTCCTGATCCCGTAACTCAACAGGCCCATGACCAGTTTCAGGAATCCGGACAATCCAGCGTTTTTCGCAAAATCAGCATCCGGTGGTCCAGAGATCGAGATGAGCTTTCCACCAGGCTTGAGTATGCGCAACGATTTCTCAAGTGTATCCGTGCCCAGGCTGTTCAAGACCACATCGTAATCGTGCAGGACCTTTTCGAAATCGTCTTTGCGGTAATCGATCACGATATCTGCACCAAGGCACTTCACCCACTCGACATTCGCCGTGCTCGTGGTCGTCGCGACAGTCGCCCCCAGGTGCTTGGCCAGCTGAATGGCCAATGTTCCCACGCCACCGGAGCCCGCATGGATAAGCACCTTTTGACCTTTCTTCAGGTTCGCTTTTTCGACCAGCGCCTGCCAGGCCGTCAAGCCAACCAGGGGGATCGAAGCCGCTTCTTCCATTGTGAGACCTTTCGGCTTGATCGCCAGCGAGCCTTGATTGATCGCAATGAATTCAGCAAATGCACCGATTCGATCGTCATCTGGCCGCGCATAGACCTCGTCGCCCGGCTTGAATTGCTGCACTTGTGAGCCAACCCGCACGACGACCCCGGCCAAATCATTGCCCAGAATAAGCGGCATGCGATAAGGCAAAATCATTTTGAACTCACCGTCCCTGATTTTTAAATCCAGAGGGTTCACACCCGCCGCATGAATCTGGACTAAAACGTCATCCTTGCCCAATTCAGGTTCTGGAATTTCGGTCACCCGTAATGCAACTTTTTTTCCATAGCGTTCGATAATGAATGCTTTCATCATACTTCCTTACTCCTGGCGTACCCAGGTCTGTGAACGCCCCAGCAGCGGCGTGCCAATGTAGCCGCGCACGCTGAGTTTTTTACCGTTGTCGGTCAGGTGGACATTACTGCTATAGACCTTGCCGTTATCAGGATCGAGGATTTCGCCATCGGTGTATTCTTCGCCGTCCTTGCGCAAACCGGTGAGAATGGTCAGGCCTACAATCAACGCATTCTTGTTCACGCCTTCACATTTGCCGCACTTCGGATTCTGGTCTTCGCTCGGGGCGGGAAACGCTTTTTCGATAACGCCATTCAGAGTGCCATCGGACTCGGTGATTCGAATCAATGCCCTCGGCTTGCCACTGACGTCGTCGATGTTTTGCCACAGACCAACGGGCGAATTATCGTCTGCCCACAGTGCCGATGACATGACTGCTGCTGCCAGGGTGAGTCCGAAGACACCTGCTTTGAACGTACGCATTGTCTGAATCCTCATGATTGAGCGAATTTTCTTGTCGGCTTGATACCATTTTCAGAGTATGAAATCGGCCATGCGGCTCACGGCTATCGGATGGCGCTCGCTGTGTTCAGATCGCTTTCTGAGCGCGCCAGCCGCATAACGATGTTATTTGATAAACATAACGCCGTTATGGCAGTATTGCAACATGACCACTGATAACTCACTCCCTAATGCCCCCACCCGCCTCGTCGAGGCAACCATCCGTGTGCTCGCCACCAGCGGCCCGTCCGAAGTCAAGGCCCGTTCGGTCGCGAGCGAAGCCGGTCTGTCGACCATGGGGGTTTACACACACTTCGGCGGAGTGCCGGAACTTCTACAAGCGGTCGCTGACGAGGGATTCAAGCGGTTGGCTGCAGTCTTCAAGCGTGTGCCTATCACGGAGGATCCCATAGCCGACTTATGTGCGATGCTCCTGGCTTGCCGAGACCTTGCACGAAGCAATCCCCATCTGTACGACTTGATGTTCGGTCTTTCGATTGACGGCAGATATAGCCCCTCGCGAGGTACCATGACATCGATTGCAAATGGGCAATCGGAAGCCTTCAAGGCGACATACGCGATTCTGATCAACGCTTGCGCTCGCCTGGTCGATGCCAAATGCGTTCGCAAAATCGATCCTGCTCTCATCGCGCCACAGCTGTGGAGTGCCGCGCATGGATTCATCATGCTCGAACTCGCCGGCCACTTCTCAGGCATGGAAAATCCTGCTGCGCAGATCCTGGTAGCGACGTGTAACAACATTGTCGTCGGCTTGGGAGCGAAGCGCGAAAAAGTTGAATCTTCCACTGCAGGCGTGATTGCCGGGTCGGCAACTGCCCTGGAACCATGAAAAAACCGCGCAACCATGCAGTCACGCGGTGCGAACAATATTTCAGTTCAAATACGCAGGAGCCTGTGGAATCTGCGCCATGGCGTACTCGGCAAGTGCCGTGATGGTCAGCGCAGGATTAACCCCGGGATTTGCAGGCATCGCAGCGCCGTCACAGACCAACATGTTCTGGTAACCAAAAACGTGCAGGTTCTGATCAATCACACCGCGTTGGGCATCGGCGCCGATCACGGCGCCTCCCAGCACATGGGCTGTTGTCGGAATGTTGCCCAGCGCTTCCAGTACGTTGCTCTGGGCAATACCGCCGGTGTGCCTGGCCAGCCACTGAGCGGCCTGATTACCCATCTCGATATACGTCGGATTTGGCTTTTTGCGGTTCTGCTCGGTGACGAGACGATAGCCGCGGCCCAGCCAACGCTTCCTGGGACGCAGTGCAATCGCATTGTCCAATGTCTGCATCACCAGCAGCATCACCATGTGCCGGCTCCAGCCCCTTGGCCACATTGACTTGAGCCATCGCACCGGGTGCAACACGATATTCCCCAGCCACTTCAACGGCCGCGTCACGCGGTTACCCTTCCCGACCAACAGCGTGCAAAGCAAGCTCAGGAAGTCCGCGTTGCGACCATAGGTGAGAAACTCGATGTGGGTATCCTGATCGACGTGCACACTGCTGCTGGCGGTGACATCGTTCCAGGTCTTGCGGTCCTCGGGCAGACGCACATTCAGAACCGATTCGCTGTTGGTGCGCACCAGTTCGCCAAGACGATCGCTGACCCGGGGCAACGAGCCGCCGTGTTTGCAGTTGGCCAATAATTCGTTGGTACCGAGAGCCCCGCCGGCGAAGATCACTCCGCGAGCGGTATACGTCTGACGATCACGGAAGAACCAGGCACCGGGGCGCCGGGTGGTCACACGATAGCCTTCACTACCATCGGCGGCCCCGAGCGGGCTCACATCAACGACCTCGCGCTCTGCCAATATCTGCACGCCGCGTTTCTCGGCGAACCACAGGTAGTTTTTCACCAGCGAGTTCACGGCACCGACGCGGCATCCCACCATACAGGCGCCGCAAC
The Pseudomonas lini DNA segment above includes these coding regions:
- a CDS encoding TetR/AcrR family transcriptional regulator — protein: MTTDNSLPNAPTRLVEATIRVLATSGPSEVKARSVASEAGLSTMGVYTHFGGVPELLQAVADEGFKRLAAVFKRVPITEDPIADLCAMLLACRDLARSNPHLYDLMFGLSIDGRYSPSRGTMTSIANGQSEAFKATYAILINACARLVDAKCVRKIDPALIAPQLWSAAHGFIMLELAGHFSGMENPAAQILVATCNNIVVGLGAKREKVESSTAGVIAGSATALEP
- a CDS encoding alpha/beta fold hydrolase translates to MFENFETHQIAVGDVEIACVAAGKGDPILMLHGFPQTMALWARIAPELVARGYRVVCADLRGYGASDKPPLQADLSNYGFRAMAADQVGLMRVLGHERFHLVGHDRGARTAYRITLDHPDVVASVTLMDIVPTAVMLTDLRKDIAHSYWHWFFLSQPAPFPERMIAADPDFFFESCLFGWGAAGPEDFDADQLAAYRKAWRDPATIAGFCNDYRAALTVDLADDMSDSGRRITAPALILYGASGAMAKHYDLPATWVDRCTMMEASAIVGGHFFADSRPDEVIERVAAFLASHPLQSC
- a CDS encoding NADP-dependent oxidoreductase, whose amino-acid sequence is MKAFIIERYGKKVALRVTEIPEPELGKDDVLVQIHAAGVNPLDLKIRDGEFKMILPYRMPLILGNDLAGVVVRVGSQVQQFKPGDEVYARPDDDRIGAFAEFIAINQGSLAIKPKGLTMEEAASIPLVGLTAWQALVEKANLKKGQKVLIHAGSGGVGTLAIQLAKHLGATVATTTSTANVEWVKCLGADIVIDYRKDDFEKVLHDYDVVLNSLGTDTLEKSLRILKPGGKLISISGPPDADFAKNAGLSGFLKLVMGLLSYGIRKKAKRRGVSYSFLYMKASGDQLRKLTALIDSGVIRPVVDRVFPFESTPDALAYVETGRAKGKVIIRVK
- a CDS encoding GMC oxidoreductase codes for the protein MGTRIGFEGHHAHVAVSSCLFPSQSGVGGGSTVYGGVLYRAKPAFFDNVQWRELGHWDRLLQPHYDTAERMLGVKTVPFDSTNQQLAREMAQHFATEDTFTRAPTGVFFGEPGKTVKDPYFGGEGPDRTGCIRCGACMVGCRVGAVNSLVKNYLWFAEKRGVQILAEREVVDVSPLGAADGSEGYRVTTRRPGAWFFRDRQTYTARGVIFAGGALGTNELLANCKHGGSLPRVSDRLGELVRTNSESVLNVRLPEDRKTWNDVTASSSVHVDQDTHIEFLTYGRNADFLSLLCTLLVGKGNRVTRPLKWLGNIVLHPVRWLKSMWPRGWSRHMVMLLVMQTLDNAIALRPRKRWLGRGYRLVTEQNRKKPNPTYIEMGNQAAQWLARHTGGIAQSNVLEALGNIPTTAHVLGGAVIGADAQRGVIDQNLHVFGYQNMLVCDGAAMPANPGVNPALTITALAEYAMAQIPQAPAYLN
- a CDS encoding DUF2147 domain-containing protein, which encodes MRTFKAGVFGLTLAAAVMSSALWADDNSPVGLWQNIDDVSGKPRALIRITESDGTLNGVIEKAFPAPSEDQNPKCGKCEGVNKNALIVGLTILTGLRKDGEEYTDGEILDPDNGKVYSSNVHLTDNGKKLSVRGYIGTPLLGRSQTWVRQE
- a CDS encoding tyrosine-type recombinase/integrase; its protein translation is MPPDNAPVFRRKLSDAFIRSLTEPGKHADGEVPGLYLEVRASSKLGKPPSKSWRLKYRLHGKENRFSIGAYPDIGLKEARDIARGARRDVANHIAPLKAKTAKIETQLLNEERTFAYVAEQWLTFKSAELVTKSIAGFRGALNNHILPAIASKPVSEIKLEHITTILTELRRQRTMAMARRVRTIIRAILGFAEGRGWVERNVALSNIEELKIRHVVTSNPAIERPADLGKFLLRLDDCSFGSVATAMRLLVMLPVRPGELVQMRWEDVDLVGADWRYVVSKTKHLDKSKHIVPLPEQALVLLRELRKTRVVDAEGNGWVFVSPVYPGRPINPTSMLKSFQRIWPEYDITAHGFRATYRTIAHEHLGIDPIVLELSLSHRMPGALGAVYARAQLLVQRREAAQQWANYLDQLRQNAAREATD